AATCAATCAAGCTGTATTTTCAGGTTAATAACAATGATAGCACCAATAGAAACTGAGAAACACAGGTCACTTTGGTCATACTTGTTGACACTGGAGGATGTAATTCCTTGAATTTGACGCAAACATACTACTAGCAGCACATTACACTTGCAGGGTAGCAACACATAATGTATGTGCACTGTCTTAATGATTTGTAATATGAAGGACAACTGCATTTTAAGCCAAAACCACACTACTTTGCTCAAAGGAATAAATGGCCCCATGGCAGCTATATGGCTAAGAGAACATGGCTAATAGGTGGGGCCTACTCACAGAATAAGTACAGAGGATTTCACCCTGAGAGCAACAATGGACAGAGGCAATAAAAGCATACAAGGGATTTTAGGGTTGCTGAAGGCATAAAGCACAAAACCTACACATATACAGAGAGACAGAAACCATCTTGGAACTGAGGAAtaaaactgggttagaaaatAATCTGCTGCTCAACTCCAACTAACAGAGCCTTTCCCTTACCAAAGGGGTACATATGGAGCAGCTGGTCCCATGCTGGGTGGGGTGAAAGAAAGGGATTGCCATTTGAAACTTGTCCTGATTAAAAACCAAGTCAAGAGggaaagacaaaaccagcactAATCAAAGATGTGGGTGGTCAGCTGGTACAACCAGGCACTTCTCCCAaactcagcagcacagcaccatccCATTCATTCCATGGGTCTCATTGCCCATCACCCAGCtacaaaatgtttctaaaacatAGCCAGCAAACTGCCAGAGAGCATTGGAGACCAGACACAGGTTCTAAGTGAAAATGCTGAATTAGAAATACAAGGCAGGTAGGAGAAAGTGCAAACAATGCCATGCTTCACTTTCCTATTGATGGAGACATGCAGCCATAACAGCTATAGACCACTTTCTCATGGAGAAGGCACGGCCACCAACCACTGCCACTTCACCATCCTCCTTCACAACAACCAAAGCCCTTAACTGCTTCAGGGTGAAAATACAGCCCACAGTACAGTAAGAGGAGCCCAGTGGGGTATTCCACAGGGAAAATACCACTGCAGGAGATAGCACTACACAGACTGACCTTGAGCAGACAGACCATTTATCTCCTTTCTGTGACTTCTCCTCTCACTCCCCACATTCCTCAGGAGTGGAGATTGAACACAGAGATTAAAACAAGTTAAAGCACTTTCCTACCTGGACCTTGGGCTGGATCTGGTGAGAAGCCTTTACACactgtgctgcctgcaccacTTCTGCGAAGCTGAAGAACTGAAACCCCACCTTCCCCAAGGTGCAACTCATTGCTTGCCTCCATTTAAAGACTAGGGAGAGCAATAAGAAGCCAAATGTTTTCACATGGTCACTCCCCTGGAGCTCAAACCTTCCACACCTGACCCCAGGTCCCCTGATGAGGAGAACCACTGACCCTGAATGGCAAATTCAGTTCAGTCTTACAGCCACAGTTGCTTTGTTTCATGCTCTCTATGGAGAGCCCATAGGAGTGAAGGTCTCATCCTAACCCCACTGAGCCCCAGGGCCGTTTGTGTTCCCCATGTAGACCCAGCTGGCTGGGTACACCCCAAATCAGCATCCTTGAGCTGAATAGGATGAACTGCTGCAAAGGCACTGGGCACCCTGCCACGGCTGTGTTTACATGAGAGAAAATGGACCTCCCAGAGACAGTTTGCAAACACCACAAGACGAACTCTTGTAAACTCCCTCGGTTTAGTCATCTCTCCCCATCTGTCAGAGGAGTTAAAGTGAGATTGAAACAACACAGGAAATCACTGTGTATTCCAAGCAGTCGTGACTGAGCCGCTTGGCTGTTACATGGGATGCCTTGTGGAAGATTCACATCTCCCAACGTTTCCAGCAAGAGCCTCTGCAGCACTTCCCTGGCTAGGATCTTGCAGCACACCCGGCCAGGAAAAGCCTCTGGGGTGCTttgtgcagctgcagaaacactcATACCAGCACTGAGGAGCCCCAGAGGTTACCTCCAGAAAGCAGGGACAGCCTCTTTATTGGGAGTTGCAAAACAGGGGACAGGCAAGGAACAAGGTCCCTTTGGGACACTTCCACTGAGAGCTGCATTCACTGAGTGAAACACCAGATGAAATCCTTCATCCCACAACAGTTCAAGCCTTTTTCTGATGTGACTGACTGGCTCCTTCCGTGATAAAACCTTAGGAAACTTCTTTTATCAAGGTTCCTGGCATGAGTATGCAGTAAATGCATTTGCTACACCTCTGGCTATAGTCTTTACCTAAGGGAAGTCAAACCACAGGCTAGAGATCACCTTCCCATCTCTGCTTTGGCCATAGCTCTTTAATCACTGGATCCCTACCCCAGCAGCAATCTGAGCTAGTGCCAGCTGGAAAGGCCATTTAGGTGAGTGGGTCACAAACAGCACAGGCTTCTggagcagccatggggcagcccagACACCCTGCACCCTGGTTAGTGTCTTTATACCTTCCTTTAGCTCATGCTGCAcctccagagcagctcctgagcaAACCCAAAAGGTGGTGGTACCCAACCTACCGCCCCAGAGGCAAAAGGACAGTCAGTAGGGGAGAGGTGTGAGAGGAGGGAGAGCACACAGGCAGATGAAAcgtgaagaaagggaaagaaaaagcctctTCACCACAGCTTTGCATTGGGGTGTAACACCTTCAGGCCTGAAAGCAGCACTTCATTGCTGTGGCTCAGCCTGCCTCTTTTTCCTGTGgagccagctgcagtgctggcactgcAAACCGGCGCCAGCTGAGGCTGGTTCAGGCCTGGGATGCTTGAGTAACTGTGTTAAGCTGTTTCAACAGATTAGCTAATCCAGGAAAAATAGACCATTTTAACCGAAAGTATTGAATGTATATGAAGCACAATGATACTCTGTCGcttgttttggaaaaggaaCATGATTTTTTATGCTGGgggtaggaactagatgatcttaagttcctttctaaccctaactattctatgattctaagtcaaGAGAACTATGCATTTCCATATTACCTAGTGGAAAGTGATCCTGAAGGTAAAACAATGCTTCTGCTCCTAGCGAGAGTAAAACAGACCTGACAACATCTCTTTCTAttgctgttttccatgtgtGATTGAAGTACCATTATTAGCCTGCTGAAAGGCACAGCTCTTCAGTCTTACACTATAGGAGCAAAGTATCTTATGACAGAGTAAAGCAATCCCCCTAGAGAGAAGCTCTTCTGTCCAGTTCTTCCAGGCAGGTAGGCCAGGATCAAGTTTAGGAGCATTCATTTAGCATTTACACACGGGACCTATGGATGAAAGACATTACAATAATCTTGGAAAAGAGCTAGTTCTTGAAAACCTGTGATACCATCAGAATGTCCTTAGTACTGGGGTGTGCAATGGGGAAAGGGCCTGACAGGTTTAGGCTGTTCACATGCCATAAATCAAATTAAACCCATGAAATACACTCAGCCTAGCCCAGGTTGGAAATCCTGTCAAGGTCTGTTGCATTTCTGGCAATTGCACAAGAGTGTTTCCAGCTCTAACACAAAATCCCTCTGTCTCTGCTGAAGCAAACAGGATAACTCAGTGGACTCCTGAGTCCAACACATCTGCTTTCAGTATTCACTATTATTTGCGAGGCAGGATCCAGAGAAAGCCATGAAAGACCATTTATCCTTCGTAGGCCAACCTTCATTAGATGACACTTCATCCGTTACTGACCCTGATAACAATCAGCAAGACTGTCCAGAACTGTAACATGTTAACTCTAGGTGTCCCTGGAACTAAAGAAGCTCTTAGAGAGGCCAGAGTAGACAAAGAGTTATGCCGATCCATCACTTCAGCTGGTACAAATCCAACCCAGAAGACTCTGCAAAGGTTATGTGTGCAGGCTTGAAGACTAGGTAACCCCTCCAGCAGGGAGCAGTTTGATTAAATGGCATTTCCTTGGGTGAGGGAGGGGAACGGGGGGGAAAGGACCCAGAAGCCATTGGAGATGtaagataaaattaattttggtcattttaataaatatagaTCAAGGAAATTTCACTTTACTACAACAACACATTAGTATACAAGCAGCTAATATTTAAGCTTAAAACATCAAGTGTTTATCAAATATCGGAAAAGAGCAGACATTGACTAGACTTATCTGGGTATAACACATGAAAAATCAGGGTTTTTAAAAAACTGGTCCTTGTGGACAATGTCTAAATGATGATCCTACTCATACACTGTATGAATGAGATCTATATTTAATATTATCTTTCATAACAAAAAAGCTTCTGTCTTGGAGAAATCAGGTGGGACTTACACTTTGTTTGCTGTTCTCCCCAGCAACAACCCCTACAAACTTATCAGTTCTGGCTCCCCTCACTGCATAAAGGTTATCACGGGTTGAGGTCCTATTATCTTTGCGGTTACCCCCCCAGGTTACAACTGTGGGGTGCACACAGTACCCAAAATAACCAGGAGACCTTGGGCTGAAGTGTGAAACCCAGAGCGAGAGGTCTCTGACCCATAGACCCGGTGACTCCAGCGCCACTGTGGTGGAGTTCATCCTCTGGACAAGCACCAAGCAGAAGATGCTGCCGGAGTGCATGGTGCTGTGGGAACAGGCAGCTATTATGAGTCAGCTGTGGCTTGGATGTGGCTATTTTGCCGAGCACATCCTGCCAGTTGTTAGGAGGACTGTGGGAACTAATTAATTTGGTGGATCTAAGGCTCACAATGCCCTCGGTCCAACCCCAGCTAAGGTCTTCGGGGCCTTTTAAACAGCACACAGCAAACAGTGCACCTAGGGATGACGCAATGCTGTCCTTGGCCACTGAAATCCCAGCTCATTTCTCCAAAATGGtctgttttcaaatgaaacCCCTTACATTCATTCAGATAAAATCAAGTTTATCGCCACATTATCCATTCACGttgtgctttttgctttcttttcctagtttgttttccactttaaaTCAACAGCAAAAGTCATAGAAAACTCCCGCATGCTTTTGCAAtctaaaagagagaaattatgcGAAACAGAATAAAGTATAAAACATGCCACTGGTTCATGAACTTCATTATAcgaagaaggaaaaaaaaagagccccAGCAACAGACAGTTGCCATAGCAACTCAAGCATCGAATGCTTGTTTACAAGAGACATCTCTCTATTGTTTCTTAAACCCCTTCCTAAGGATGGCAAATCAAAAAGCAATTGAGCATCAAAAAGGAGGAACAGAGATGTTTGAATAGGAAGTTGAACTCAGTACTTCAAAGGTTAAAGGTTTCTAATAACATTGATCCACCCTGTGGGTtggctgtgggttttttccctctgcttagGTTAAATCCCTGCTGTACCACTGATTTATACTTAATTTTTACGCTGGcaaaaattaagacaaaaagtaaggcaccaaaacaaaacctgcccTGTAGAACAACAAGCCTCATTAGTTATTACAGCCGAGGTGAAAACATGCAAGTATGTAAGCTGCACGTTGTGTTTCTGATTAAAATCCCATAAACAGATTATTTCTTTATGCTATGTCCTATTCTGTCCGTTGAACAAGACGCAGAATCCAGGAAGTCAAAGAGTACCGGTACAAAACGTAAGGATGGTTTATTCCCAGTCCATGGAGACAGGTCCTTTGTCAGCACAAATACTGAGTTACAAGGAGCGCATCACCCTCAATGGTAGCATCCATTTGTTTACCAGACTTCTAATTCCTTGGCAAACATAATGGAGATCCTTCTTAATTAATGGCAGACTTCTTGGGGGCAGGGAGATAGAAAACGCTATGTTTTCCCCATCTGCCTCATTGGCATTGTCACCAACGAAAGctacaccagagctgcacagacCACGGTGCTAAGCAGGAACGCGACCGCGCTCTCTATGAAGTCTCCGCACTTATAAATAGCCCTCTGCTGCATCCGATCGAGACGCCGCACACAATCTGCTCTCCAGTCATTGAAAACTACACGTAACGTTTGGGGCGTGATTGTACCATTTGTAGAAAACTATAAAAATCCATTCAAAAGAAGCATTTGAGAGACAGACAAACGGGCTGCGCATGCTTCCGCGGGGCAGGATGCCTCAGATCTTACTCCCTTTGCTGCAGCACGTTTTGGTACTTGCTAAAGACTCCTTTTTCCTGAAGGATTTTCTCCAGGATTCACTGATGTCGCTCCTGTCGTTACATCCAGTCTCAAAACAGTCATAACATTTGCCTTTACATTCGAGCGCATGGGTGCCTCTTCCAGGCTCACAGTTCTGGGCTGCGCTGTCCCGCTCAGGTTCATTACCTCCTTTCTCATCGTttgattttgccttttcctgatGACTGTGAGACCTGGTATTAGTGATGAATATCTCATTAGCAGGTATCTGGTCATCGCTCCGGTAAGAAAAGGCACTGCCAATGTCATAATCCACCTGCTGGGAACAGCTTGGCACAGAAatagggagggaggaagaggaagaagaggaagtaTTTTCTGTGCTAGCATTAACAGAGTAGGGTAGGTTTAAATAGTGACTGCCACACTCTTGATAGAAGCAGCACATGTGGAGCTTCTCGTACTCCTCCTTTGCCATCCGAAGGCGTTTCCTGTACGGACAGTCCTGAGGCACAAACCACTCCTGTGGTGAGCTGCCACTGAAGGAGCAGGCGGAGAAGCACCAGTTGTTCTGCATGAGGATTTCCCCGTGGATCCTCTTCATCAGGTTGTTGATGAGGACAGATCTCCGCAGGTAGACTTCGGGATCGTCGATGAACTTCAGCTTCTCCAAAGACATGTACAGAATATGGGCCCGCTCCTCGAACACGGAGATGGTCTGAAAATGCAAGAGACACGAGATACGGAGCTGAAGTCAAGGGGGTTTGTTCCGGgcaagaagaaagcaaatgaagtgAAGTATCCCCCCTGCACCACTACATTTCTAATTCGCTTTCTGAGGTTCCTAAATTGTCTTTTCATTGTGCACACCCATGTACCTGGGGCCCTGCTTTCTCTTGGCCATGCACTCACCCAGGTTTAGGAGGCAAGTAGCTGAGCATTACACTGCAGAGGCAATCACAGGGCACGAGTCCAGGATGGAAGAGTGAAATCCAGATGCACACATCTGGCTCTTTATTTGCATTTGGGATTAGAACATAAAACTGTTGTGCAGTTTTGATTTTCTATCTAAATGGACCCTATTCAATTGTCCCCTGTGGGGCTCTGAATCCAAGCAAAGGTCCCCTCCAGCAGCTTGCAGCAAGTGTCAGAGCATTCCATCCGCTGCCAGTGGAAGAGGCCCACCAGCGAGCAGGTCTCCCTTTGCCAAGCTCCCTTATCCTGCTCTTGTGCACAAACGTGCACgcagggagggaagcagggagaaaCCCATCTCAAAGCATCGCAGCATCTGGAGAGCAGCTGTTGGCCCATGTACTACACCCTACGGGACCGGTGGGAACGCAGACAGGCAGGGACAAGGTCAGGAAATGAGGATAGGGATTTGCAGAGCCCCTGGCTCGGTGCCTGCAGATTTGTTCTCCCTTCCGTGGTCCTTCCAGGACTCCCATTTCTCAGCGCTGGCAACATGAGCAGGTTCCTGCCCCTGGGAGGCCCCAGGTCCTGTGCTGTAATCGCTACCCTGGGAATCCAAATGAGAGAGGGGCAACGTGTGCTACTGGAAGCACTATTGACTGGTGTTCATTTTTAGCAAGAATTGGGTTTGCGTAGgaggagagcagcacagcacaaagaGAGGCTGCTCGAGATCCTCCCCCCCCATCTGGGGCTTGAtcattcttccctttcccacaTGGTTACAGCATTTTTGCAGAGTGGAAGTCGTAGCTATGAGGACTGAAAGAGCTTAAGGCACAGCTGCTTTTCACATCCATTCAGCTCTCCTCAGCCCTCTAGCTCTTTCCATAGCCTGGGCCTGTCTGCAGGGCTTAGAAGCAGCACAGTGCCTCGTAAAACCAAAAACTGGCCCCATTTCCACGTGAGTTCACAGCTGAAGCTCTTCTTTGTTAGACAGAGTCATTTTCTATAATAAATGACTCATTTATAATGGTATTAAGCCTATAGGTTAATTTACACCCCTTATACctgctgcagcaacagccaGCGAAGCCGTAAAAGCCTGGAGCAAACCAGCAAGCCTTAAACCGGGATCCTCCTGGAGATACATCCTGGAGGGCCACCAGTGAGAACAAGTTGTCAAACCACTTCTACTACAAATGTTTGCCAACAGCCCTCTGGAGAGAGGCTCTGGGCCCTACCGTCATACCCTCCACAGGACAAGCAGCACATAACCCTTTCCTTACCGGGCAGCAGAGGTATAGGAATACAGAGAACCTTGTGGCATTCTCCCTCCTCAGAGCTCAGCGCTGCAAAGCAGGAAATGCACTTGTGCCAAAAGGAGGAACGGGTGGTCCAGGGTTCCTGATgtgctgcacctctgcagcagcacagaacgATGCCTGGGACAGTTCTAGCACCCCAACACCTTTACAGCTGGGTTCTATGCCGCTAGAAAGGGATAAGGAACTATTCCTCCTCCAGCCACCCAGCCAAGCAAAAAGCCTGGCTGA
This window of the Melopsittacus undulatus isolate bMelUnd1 chromosome 3, bMelUnd1.mat.Z, whole genome shotgun sequence genome carries:
- the SERTAD4 gene encoding SERTA domain-containing protein 4, with the protein product MTLVLPMQRLGRPIAADGAADLAAYRALWEPPCCGRPGPDGSPAAGSHYRGISSPVTTSKIAYFKRKYVEEEDFHPPLSSSAHKTISVFEERAHILYMSLEKLKFIDDPEVYLRRSVLINNLMKRIHGEILMQNNWCFSACSFSGSSPQEWFVPQDCPYRKRLRMAKEEYEKLHMCCFYQECGSHYLNLPYSVNASTENTSSSSSSSLPISVPSCSQQVDYDIGSAFSYRSDDQIPANEIFITNTRSHSHQEKAKSNDEKGGNEPERDSAAQNCEPGRGTHALECKGKCYDCFETGCNDRSDISESWRKSFRKKESLASTKTCCSKGSKI